The Lactobacillus acidophilus DNA segment GAATTATTGAAAATAAAATAATAAAAAAAGAGAGGGCTAGCAACTCTCTCTTTTTTGCTTATAAAATATTTTTACATCTTACCGCCAAATACTGGGAAAATGTCAGCTTTACCATAATCAACTGGAGTAAATTTCTTAAGTTCAGCCATATCTTCATCACTGATCTTAAAGTCAATTTCCGCGTTACTCTTCATATGTTCTGGATTAGCAGATTTTGGTAAAACAACACAATTAAGTTGCCAATCGTAACGGATACATAATTGAGGAACACTTACACCATACTTATCAGCCATTTGCTTAACTTGAGGATTATTCAATGCAGCACCATGAGCAATAGGTGAAAAGGCTTCAACAACGATATCGTTTTCTTGACTATAATTAATCAGATCCATTGGAGTTTCACCAATATGAACTAAAATCTGGTTTACAGCTGGTTTAGTAGAACTATTCTTAATGATATTATCTAAGTCTTCTTTTTCAAAACTTGAAACACCAATGGTGCGGAGTTTACCTTCTTTTACGGCATCTTCCATTGCACGCCAAGTTTCAAGATTTCCTTCAAAATGGCGATCACTTGATTGATTTACTTTATTCCAAGGTTGAGGATTATGAATGATCATCATATCAAGATAATCTAACTCCATTTTATCCAAGGTTTCATCAATTGAAGTCTTAGCTTCTTTATAATTCTTAATCTCAGCAGCTACCTTTGAATTAATAAAAATTTCATCACCAGCAACACTAGAATTTTTAACACCTTCGCCTACCCCGCGCTCATTACCGTAAGCTTGAGCAGTATCAATATGACGATATCCAATCTTAACTGCTTCTTCTACAGCTTTAGGCGTTTGAGTATCAGGGATTTCCCATACGCCAAGTGCCATTTTAGGAATTTTTAAGCCATTATTCATTGTTAAAGTTTCATCAAAAATAGACATGTAATCAATCCTTTCTTAATTAAGATTATTGTACGTTTAAAAACTATCCATATCTAAGACTTTGAAATTATTGAATACCATAATTTTTAAGTATTACTCAAAAAAAGGATCCGAGAAAATTAATTCTCAGATCTCTTTATTTTTATTCTAATTCATCAGAAACTTGTGCAACGTTCCTACTTCTTACAAAGTGGACAAGTAAACCAATTACTAAACCAACTACAGCTGGTACAAGCCATGATAATCCCATGCTAGCAAGCGGTAAGGTGTTTCTCATTGAAGCTACGGTCAAGCCAAAACTACTTTGACTAACAACGCTTGGAAATGCAACCACCATGTCGCCCAATGCTGGCACAACAGTGAATAAGATTACGAAGAAATAAACAACTCCATCTTTCTGGAACAATGGTGAGCAAACTGAAAGGATGATCAAAACCATTGATAAGGGATATAAGAACATCAACATTGGAGTTGACCAAGCGATGATTTGATCTAAACCAAAGTTAGCGGTTAAAAATGACGCTAAGCAGCTAAGTGCAAGCCAAGCATGGTAGCTGACCTTAGGAAAATGTTTATGGAAGTCTTGCGCAAAAGCAGCTACTAAACCAACAGCAGTAGTCAAACAAGTAACAGTTAACAAAAATGCAAGTAAAGCTTGACCAAACATTCCACCATAGTAATTAACAATTTGGTTAAATGCGACACCACCATTATCAGATACCTTAAATTGGCCTAATGACATAGCTCCCATCAAGATAAGCAATAAGTAGATCAAACCAATAGCAGCTACAGCCAATACACCAGACTTAGCAACAACTTTTGATACACTCTTGGCATCTTTTTGCCCCATAGAACGGACAGCAGTAACAACAGTCACACCAAATGCAAGCCCAGCTAAAGCATCCATTGTATTGTAGCCTTCTAAGAATCCGTTAACTAAAGCTGAGTGCTTGTACGCACTAGTGACAGCTGCAGTTTGCGGATTACCTAATGGATTAAGAAATGCAACAACAAATACTAAGAATAATAGTGCTAAAAATAATGGATTTAATACCTTACCAACGTTAGATAAGATGTTATTTTCATGGTAAGAAAAAGCAAAAGCAGCTAAGAAGAACAATGCTGAAAAAATTAACAAAGCTGGAGTTTGCATATTACTTGGTAAAAACGGCGCAACACCTACAGTAAATGATACAGTGGCAGTTCTTGGTGTACCAAATAATGGTCCGATAGTTGCATGAATTAATACCATAAAAACAACTGCAAATCCTGTTCCAAGTGGTCTACCGATATCGTAAACTCCTTCTGAACGGGTAATCGCAACGGCTAATACTGATAATAACGGCAATAATACACCGGTGATTAAGAATCCAACTGCAGCTGTTCCCCAATTTGCACCGGCTAATTGACCCAAATGCAATGGGAAAATTAAGTTACCAGCTCCAAAGAATAATCCGAACAGCAAAGATGCAACAACTAGATATTCCTTCCAGGTAAGTTTCTTCGACTTCATACCTTTTCCTCCTAAAAATAAATCCCTCTGAATAACAAAAAAGTCCCTCAGCCAAAATATCTTTGGCTGAGGGACGTCATTAGCGTGGTACCACCCTTTATTCATATTATTATTGCTAATAATACCTTTCACGTGCGGCCGACTTAATCGGCGATACGTTGGCACTATAATGGGCGCTCCCACTGTTTCTTACTCAATAGTTGAGAAACAGAACTAGAAAGTGATTTTCGCTTAAACTTAACTTTATCCCCTCACACCTAACGGGATTCGCTGAAAAGTAAGAATGAACTACTCTTCTTTCTTTTTGTTTTCAGAATTAATTAAATTTGTTAGATATTATTTTAATATAGTTATAATAAATGTCAATAGTTTTTTAAAACTTATTCATGCTTTTTACGTAAAATATTTAATCCTACTAAAAGCATGATTACAGCAAGGATTACCATTACCCATTGAGCATGATCAATTGAAGTTATTGCTGAAGAAATACCAGCTACTGCTTCTGAAACAATTGCAAGTCCAACTGCTCCACCAATTTGATGAACTGTATTTACGACTCCAGATGCAGCACCAGCAATGTCACCTTTGCTAACTTAACGGGACATGAATTTGTTGTATACAACCACATCGGTATTTGACGAGATATTATTCAAAAGCATATTTCGGCTCTATTTATTTTCCAGGACAATATAAAAGCCATTAGCGAATTGATTACTAATTCTAACTTTCCTATTTTTAAAACTAATTTGACCAATAAACTCGATGCATACAAAAAGCTTCAGGACCATAAACGGAAACTGATTCCGATTATTAATCCTGAATCTAAAGTGCATATTTATGCTAATTATCGAATTAGTAATAAAGATAAGCTGTCTAATTTAATTATTTTATCTAAAAAGTTGATGCGTTAACCCTTTGCATTCCAGTCGATGCAACCATTTTGATAGGCACCGTCTTTTAATAAGTCAGATAATTTCAACTCATCTAATTCGTCATAAAAACTACTTAAACCTGCCTGCAAAGTATTGATGATCTTGTTTTCGCTCTCTTCAACGTGATCTTGATCATCAAAAATATTATTAGCTAAATGATTAAACTCGATTTGATTATGATTTAGCTCTAATGCATAAAGAACATCTTTTAAACTAATCTCATCAATTGGGCGTGCTAACTGATAGCCGACCTTTTTGCTTGCACTAGCAGTAATCAACTCGTTATGTTTTAACATCATCAATATTTTCTTTAAATATGAGTCAGATACACCCATTGTTTTGCTTAA contains these protein-coding regions:
- a CDS encoding aldo/keto reductase, which codes for MSIFDETLTMNNGLKIPKMALGVWEIPDTQTPKAVEEAVKIGYRHIDTAQAYGNERGVGEGVKNSSVAGDEIFINSKVAAEIKNYKEAKTSIDETLDKMELDYLDMMIIHNPQPWNKVNQSSDRHFEGNLETWRAMEDAVKEGKLRTIGVSSFEKEDLDNIIKNSSTKPAVNQILVHIGETPMDLINYSQENDIVVEAFSPIAHGAALNNPQVKQMADKYGVSVPQLCIRYDWQLNCVVLPKSANPEHMKSNAEIDFKISDEDMAELKKFTPVDYGKADIFPVFGGKM
- the brnQ gene encoding branched-chain amino acid transport system II carrier protein, giving the protein MKSKKLTWKEYLVVASLLFGLFFGAGNLIFPLHLGQLAGANWGTAAVGFLITGVLLPLLSVLAVAITRSEGVYDIGRPLGTGFAVVFMVLIHATIGPLFGTPRTATVSFTVGVAPFLPSNMQTPALLIFSALFFLAAFAFSYHENNILSNVGKVLNPLFLALLFLVFVVAFLNPLGNPQTAAVTSAYKHSALVNGFLEGYNTMDALAGLAFGVTVVTAVRSMGQKDAKSVSKVVAKSGVLAVAAIGLIYLLLILMGAMSLGQFKVSDNGGVAFNQIVNYYGGMFGQALLAFLLTVTCLTTAVGLVAAFAQDFHKHFPKVSYHAWLALSCLASFLTANFGLDQIIAWSTPMLMFLYPLSMVLIILSVCSPLFQKDGVVYFFVILFTVVPALGDMVVAFPSVVSQSSFGLTVASMRNTLPLASMGLSWLVPAVVGLVIGLLVHFVRSRNVAQVSDELE
- a CDS encoding Rrf2 family transcriptional regulator; this encodes MKINKSVEQATYVLLILALQKKHTPLKSRVLSKTMGVSDSYLKKILMMLKHNELITASASKKVGYQLARPIDEISLKDVLYALELNHNQIEFNHLANNIFDDQDHVEESENKIINTLQAGLSSFYDELDELKLSDLLKDGAYQNGCIDWNAKG